A genome region from Amblyraja radiata isolate CabotCenter1 chromosome 32, sAmbRad1.1.pri, whole genome shotgun sequence includes the following:
- the LOC116990812 gene encoding carboxypeptidase M-like isoform X2, whose product MYVVCCLLFMCHRYSHASLDFKYHRTDFLEKFLKDVHANFSSITHLYSIGKSVEGRELSVIVIGETPNEHRIGIPEVKYIGNIHGNEPVSREILLHLIEYLVSSYQTDANITDLINSVRIHILPSMNPDGFEVSRVGKCSGTHGRYNANNTDLNRNFPEPFGGRVSPFEPETEAVIRWIHSEPFVLSASFHGGAVLTAYPYDNNNQGSTNYSRSPDDDVFKYLAKTYSFNHKSMYKGNLCKMKFLDGVTNGAKWYSIAGGMQDYNYVWGQCFEVTVELSCCKYPPAAQLPHFWDQNKAALTALLKQAHLGIKGRVLDQDNSPVSKATVNVFGRKNLIPFQTSKLGEYYRLLVPGEYTLMVEAKGFKSMNKTVNVFDGTSSSSAVVSDFILTKLDESQQT is encoded by the exons ATGTATGTAGTCTGCTGCCTGTTATTTATGTGTCACCGATACTCTCACGCTAGTTTGGACTTCAAGTACCATCGCACGGATTTTCTGGAGAAGTTTCTGAAAGACGTGCATGCGAATTTTTCAAGTATCACTCATCTTTACTCCATCGGAAAGTCTGTGGAAG GACGGGAATTGTCGGTTATTGTAATTGGAGAAACGCCTAATGAACATCGAATTGGGATTCCTGAGGTAAAATACATCGGAAACATCCACGGAAACGAG CCTGTAAGTAGGGAGATTCTGCTTCACTTGATCGAATACCTCGTCTCAAGCTATCAAACTGATGCAAACATCACCGACCTGATCAATAGCGTGCGAATCCACATCCTACCCTCGATGAACCCAGATGGGTTTGAAGTTTCGCGCGTTGGTAAATGCAGTGGCACTCACGGACG ATATAATGCTAATAATACAGATTTAAACCGAAATTTTCCGGAACCTTTTGGAGGAAGAGTTTCACCTTTTGAGCCAGAAACAGAGGCAGTGATACGATGGATACACAGTGAACCATTTGTGTTGTCCGCTAGTTTTCATGGAGGAGCTGTACTGACAGCTTATCCCTATGATAATAACAATCAAG GTAGCACCAACTACAGTCGGAGTCCGGATGATGACGTATTTAAATATTTGGCAAAAACATACTCCTTTAACCACAAAAGCATGTACAAAGGAAACCTGTGCAAGATGAAATTCTTAGATGGTGTGACAAATGGAGCCAAGTGGTACAGCATAGCAG GTGGAATGCAAGACTACAATTACGTGTGGGGGCAGTGCTTCGAGGTGACAGTAGAACTGTCTTGTTGCAAGTATCCACCGGCTGCACAACTACCACACTTCTGGGATCAGAACAAAGCAGCACTCACCGCCTTGCTCAAGCAAGCCCATCTGG GAATAAAGGGCAGAGTTCTGGATCAAGATAACAGCCCTGTTTCCAAAGCAACTGTAAATGTATTTGGCAGGAAGAATCTCATCCCATTTCAAACCAGTAAACTGGGAGAATATTATAGACTTCTGGTACCTGGGGAGTACACACTTATG GTTGAAGCCAAAGGTTTTAAATCTATGAACAAGACAGTGAATGTGTTTGATGGAACAAGCTCAAGCTCAGCTGTAGTTTCCGACTTTATACTTACAAAACTAGATGAAAGTCAACAAACCTGA
- the LOC116990812 gene encoding carboxypeptidase M-like isoform X1 encodes MPATLNYRQAVFGPGLALVPSRPQACWMYVVCCLLFMCHRYSHASLDFKYHRTDFLEKFLKDVHANFSSITHLYSIGKSVEGRELSVIVIGETPNEHRIGIPEVKYIGNIHGNEPVSREILLHLIEYLVSSYQTDANITDLINSVRIHILPSMNPDGFEVSRVGKCSGTHGRYNANNTDLNRNFPEPFGGRVSPFEPETEAVIRWIHSEPFVLSASFHGGAVLTAYPYDNNNQGSTNYSRSPDDDVFKYLAKTYSFNHKSMYKGNLCKMKFLDGVTNGAKWYSIAGGMQDYNYVWGQCFEVTVELSCCKYPPAAQLPHFWDQNKAALTALLKQAHLGIKGRVLDQDNSPVSKATVNVFGRKNLIPFQTSKLGEYYRLLVPGEYTLMVEAKGFKSMNKTVNVFDGTSSSSAVVSDFILTKLDESQQT; translated from the exons ATGCCGGCGACATTAAATTATAGACAG GCAGTGTTCGGCCCTGGTCTTGCATTAGTGCCTTCCAGACCACAAGCATGTTGGATGTATGTAGTCTGCTGCCTGTTATTTATGTGTCACCGATACTCTCACGCTAGTTTGGACTTCAAGTACCATCGCACGGATTTTCTGGAGAAGTTTCTGAAAGACGTGCATGCGAATTTTTCAAGTATCACTCATCTTTACTCCATCGGAAAGTCTGTGGAAG GACGGGAATTGTCGGTTATTGTAATTGGAGAAACGCCTAATGAACATCGAATTGGGATTCCTGAGGTAAAATACATCGGAAACATCCACGGAAACGAG CCTGTAAGTAGGGAGATTCTGCTTCACTTGATCGAATACCTCGTCTCAAGCTATCAAACTGATGCAAACATCACCGACCTGATCAATAGCGTGCGAATCCACATCCTACCCTCGATGAACCCAGATGGGTTTGAAGTTTCGCGCGTTGGTAAATGCAGTGGCACTCACGGACG ATATAATGCTAATAATACAGATTTAAACCGAAATTTTCCGGAACCTTTTGGAGGAAGAGTTTCACCTTTTGAGCCAGAAACAGAGGCAGTGATACGATGGATACACAGTGAACCATTTGTGTTGTCCGCTAGTTTTCATGGAGGAGCTGTACTGACAGCTTATCCCTATGATAATAACAATCAAG GTAGCACCAACTACAGTCGGAGTCCGGATGATGACGTATTTAAATATTTGGCAAAAACATACTCCTTTAACCACAAAAGCATGTACAAAGGAAACCTGTGCAAGATGAAATTCTTAGATGGTGTGACAAATGGAGCCAAGTGGTACAGCATAGCAG GTGGAATGCAAGACTACAATTACGTGTGGGGGCAGTGCTTCGAGGTGACAGTAGAACTGTCTTGTTGCAAGTATCCACCGGCTGCACAACTACCACACTTCTGGGATCAGAACAAAGCAGCACTCACCGCCTTGCTCAAGCAAGCCCATCTGG GAATAAAGGGCAGAGTTCTGGATCAAGATAACAGCCCTGTTTCCAAAGCAACTGTAAATGTATTTGGCAGGAAGAATCTCATCCCATTTCAAACCAGTAAACTGGGAGAATATTATAGACTTCTGGTACCTGGGGAGTACACACTTATG GTTGAAGCCAAAGGTTTTAAATCTATGAACAAGACAGTGAATGTGTTTGATGGAACAAGCTCAAGCTCAGCTGTAGTTTCCGACTTTATACTTACAAAACTAGATGAAAGTCAACAAACCTGA